Proteins co-encoded in one Streptococcus pyogenes genomic window:
- the uvrA gene encoding excinuclease ABC subunit UvrA: MQNKIIIHGARAHNLKNIDVEIPRDKLVVVTGLSGSGKSSLAFDTIYAEGQRRYVESLSAYARQFLGNMEKPDVDSIDGLSPAISIDQKTTSKNPRSTVGTVTEINDYLRLLYARVGTPYCINGHGAITASSAEQIVEQVLALPERTRMQILAPVVRRKKGQHKTVFEKIQKDGYVRVRVDGDIFDVTEVPELSKSKMHNIEVVIDRLVNKDGIRSRLFDSVEAALRLGDGYLMIDTMDGNELLFSEHYSCPVCGFTVPELEPRLFSFNAPFGSCPTCDGLGIKLEVDLDLVVPDPSKSLREGALAPWNPISSNYYPTMLEQAMASFGVDMDTPFEALTEEERDLVLYGSGDREFHFHYVNDFGGERNIDIPFEGVVTNVNRRYHETNSDYTRNVMRGYMNELTCATCHGYRLNDQALCVHVGGEEGPHIGQISELSIADHLQLLEELELTENESTIAKPIVKEIHDRLTFLNNVGLNYLTLSRAAGTLSGGESQRIRLATQIGSNLSGVLYILDEPSIGLHQRDNDRLIESLKKMRDLGNTLIVVEHDEDTMMQADWLIDVGPGAGEFGGEITASGTPKQVAKNKKSITGQYLSGKKFIPVPLERRSGNGRFIEIKGAAQNNLQSLDVRFPLGKFIAVTGVSGSGKSTLVNSILKKAVAQKLNRNADKPGKYHSISGIEHIERLIDIDQSPIGRTPRSNPATYTGVFDDIRDLFAQTNEAKIRGYKKGRFSFNVKGGRCEACSGDGIIKIEMHFLPDVYVPCEVCHGRRYNSETLEVHYKGKNIAEVLDMTVDDALVFFSAIPKIARKIQTIKDVGLGYVTLGQPATTLSGGEAQRMKLASELHKRSTGKSLYILDEPTTGLHTDDIARLLKVLERFVDDGNTVLVIEHNLDVIKSADHIIDLGPEGGDGGGQIVATGTPEEVAQVKESYTGHYLKVKLQQ; encoded by the coding sequence ATGCAAAATAAAATAATAATTCATGGGGCAAGAGCCCACAATTTAAAAAATATTGACGTGGAAATTCCACGAGACAAATTAGTTGTCGTGACAGGGTTATCAGGGTCAGGAAAATCTAGTCTAGCCTTTGATACTATTTATGCGGAAGGGCAACGTCGTTACGTAGAAAGTTTATCAGCTTATGCTAGACAGTTCTTGGGTAATATGGAAAAACCAGATGTGGATTCCATTGACGGTCTTAGCCCTGCTATTTCCATTGACCAAAAAACCACCAGTAAGAACCCTCGCTCAACGGTTGGTACGGTTACGGAAATCAATGATTATTTACGTCTACTATATGCGCGTGTGGGCACACCTTACTGTATCAATGGGCATGGTGCTATCACGGCGTCTTCTGCAGAACAAATTGTAGAGCAGGTCTTAGCCCTCCCTGAACGGACACGCATGCAGATTTTAGCTCCTGTTGTTCGTCGGAAGAAGGGGCAACACAAAACAGTTTTTGAGAAAATTCAAAAAGACGGCTATGTCCGTGTGCGCGTTGACGGGGATATTTTTGACGTGACAGAAGTGCCAGAGTTGTCCAAAAGTAAGATGCACAACATTGAGGTGGTTATTGACCGTCTGGTTAATAAGGATGGTATTCGTAGCCGTTTATTTGATTCGGTTGAAGCAGCTTTAAGGCTGGGAGATGGCTACCTTATGATTGACACTATGGATGGCAATGAACTGCTCTTTTCTGAGCATTATTCCTGTCCTGTCTGTGGATTTACGGTTCCTGAATTAGAACCAAGACTCTTCTCTTTTAATGCGCCGTTCGGCTCTTGTCCGACCTGTGATGGGCTAGGCATTAAGTTGGAAGTGGATTTGGACTTGGTTGTTCCTGACCCAAGTAAGTCTTTGAGAGAGGGAGCTTTGGCGCCTTGGAATCCTATTTCCTCCAATTATTACCCAACCATGCTTGAGCAAGCTATGGCAAGTTTTGGGGTGGATATGGATACACCTTTTGAGGCCTTGACTGAGGAAGAAAGAGATTTAGTGCTTTATGGTTCAGGTGATAGAGAATTTCATTTTCACTATGTGAATGATTTTGGTGGTGAGCGTAACATTGACATTCCTTTTGAAGGTGTTGTAACTAATGTTAATCGCCGTTATCACGAAACTAATAGTGATTATACGCGCAATGTGATGCGTGGTTATATGAACGAATTGACCTGTGCGACTTGTCATGGTTACCGTTTGAATGACCAAGCTTTGTGTGTGCATGTGGGTGGCGAAGAAGGACCTCATATTGGTCAAATTTCAGAATTATCGATTGCCGACCACTTGCAGTTATTGGAAGAATTGGAACTCACAGAAAATGAAAGTACCATTGCTAAACCGATTGTCAAAGAAATCCATGACCGTCTGACATTCTTAAATAATGTGGGACTGAATTATCTGACCTTGTCACGGGCTGCTGGGACTTTATCAGGTGGTGAAAGTCAACGAATCAGGTTAGCAACACAAATTGGTTCTAACCTATCAGGGGTGCTCTATATCTTGGATGAGCCTTCTATTGGATTGCATCAAAGAGACAATGACCGTTTGATCGAGAGCCTGAAAAAAATGCGTGATTTGGGTAATACGTTAATTGTGGTAGAACACGATGAAGACACCATGATGCAGGCAGACTGGCTGATTGATGTGGGACCGGGGGCAGGTGAGTTCGGTGGAGAAATTACTGCCTCTGGAACGCCGAAACAAGTGGCTAAGAATAAAAAATCCATCACGGGTCAATATTTGTCTGGTAAAAAATTCATTCCAGTGCCTTTAGAGCGCCGTTCTGGTAATGGCCGATTCATTGAAATAAAAGGAGCAGCGCAGAATAATCTTCAAAGCCTCGACGTGAGATTCCCACTGGGTAAATTTATTGCGGTCACAGGGGTATCAGGCTCAGGGAAATCAACCTTGGTTAATAGTATTTTGAAAAAGGCTGTCGCCCAAAAATTAAACCGTAATGCTGATAAGCCTGGTAAATATCACTCTATTTCTGGTATTGAACATATTGAACGCTTGATTGACATTGACCAAAGTCCGATTGGAAGGACGCCACGGTCAAATCCAGCCACCTATACGGGTGTCTTTGATGATATTCGAGACTTGTTTGCCCAAACCAACGAAGCTAAGATTCGTGGTTACAAAAAAGGCCGTTTCTCTTTTAATGTCAAAGGTGGGCGTTGTGAGGCTTGTTCAGGTGATGGGATTATCAAAATCGAAATGCACTTTTTGCCAGATGTTTATGTGCCTTGTGAGGTTTGCCACGGCAGACGGTATAATTCTGAGACGCTTGAGGTGCATTACAAAGGAAAAAATATCGCAGAAGTCCTTGATATGACTGTCGATGATGCCTTGGTATTTTTCTCTGCTATTCCTAAAATCGCTCGAAAAATTCAAACGATTAAGGATGTTGGACTTGGTTATGTGACCTTAGGTCAACCAGCTACCACCCTCTCTGGGGGAGAAGCTCAACGGATGAAGTTGGCTAGTGAATTGCACAAACGCTCGACAGGTAAGAGCTTGTATATCCTAGATGAGCCAACGACTGGTTTACACACAGATGATATTGCAAGGCTATTAAAAGTTTTGGAACGCTTTGTAGACGATGGTAATACGGTTCTTGTGATTGAGCATAATTTGGACGTTATCAAATCTGCTGACCATATTATTGACTTAGGACCAGAAGGTGGTGACGGAGGTGGTCAGATTGTTGCCACGGGGACACCAGAAGAGGTAGCTCAAGTTAAAGAAAGCTATACTGGTCATTATTTGAAAGTAAAACTACAACAATAG
- a CDS encoding magnesium transporter CorA family protein: MKQMFLSSAIEFKEIETFEPGAWIKLVNPSQEESMKIADQFNIDISDLRAPLDVEETSRIAVEDDYTLIIVDVPIYEERNNKSYYITMPLGIIVTENAVITTCLHDMTLFDHFHNRRVKNFYTFMKTRFVFQILYRNAELFLTALRTIDRQSERLEAQLEAATRNEELIDMMELEKSIVYLKASLKFNERIVKKLSSSTSSLKKYIEDEDLLEDTLIETQQAIEMAGIYENVLNAMTETTASIINNNQNTIMKTLALMTMALDIPTVIFSAYGMNFQNNWLPLNGLEHAFWYITLIAMLLSSFVVIYFIRKKWF; this comes from the coding sequence ATGAAACAAATGTTTCTTTCATCGGCAATTGAATTCAAAGAAATAGAAACATTCGAGCCAGGAGCTTGGATTAAACTGGTTAACCCTTCCCAAGAAGAGTCTATGAAGATCGCCGATCAATTTAACATTGATATTTCTGACTTGCGCGCCCCTTTGGACGTGGAAGAAACCTCACGTATTGCCGTAGAAGATGATTATACCCTAATTATCGTAGACGTCCCGATATACGAAGAACGTAACAATAAAAGTTACTATATTACTATGCCTTTAGGCATTATTGTAACGGAAAATGCTGTTATCACAACTTGTCTGCATGACATGACCCTTTTCGATCATTTTCACAACCGCCGGGTCAAAAATTTCTATACCTTCATGAAGACACGTTTTGTTTTTCAGATTCTATATCGCAACGCCGAGCTCTTTCTGACTGCCTTGAGGACCATTGATCGCCAAAGCGAACGTTTGGAAGCTCAGCTTGAAGCAGCTACTCGAAATGAAGAACTTATCGACATGATGGAACTTGAAAAATCCATTGTCTACTTAAAGGCTTCCTTGAAATTCAACGAACGCATCGTCAAGAAATTATCCAGCTCAACAAGCTCTCTCAAGAAATACATTGAGGACGAGGATTTGCTAGAAGATACCTTGATTGAAACCCAACAGGCGATTGAGATGGCTGGCATTTATGAAAATGTCTTGAATGCCATGACCGAAACCACTGCTTCTATTATCAACAATAACCAGAACACCATTATGAAAACACTGGCCTTGATGACCATGGCTTTAGATATACCAACTGTGATTTTCTCCGCCTATGGTATGAATTTCCAAAACAACTGGTTACCACTAAATGGCCTAGAACATGCTTTTTGGTATATCACCTTGATTGCTATGCTCCTTAGTTCCTTTGTTGTGATTTACTTTATTAGAAAAAAATGGTTCTAG
- a CDS encoding DUF1129 domain-containing protein: MELQELTKKNQEFIHTATNKLIQDGKSDEDIKLILEEAIPAILENQKKGVTARNLLGTPTAWAASFSQDPSQKAAETDKNTNPWLMWLDTSLLFIGIVALLNGIMTFFNTNATVTGLISLLALGFGGGASMYATYYFIYRHLGKDKSLRPSWFKIIAALSLAMLIWIALYSATAFLPTSLNPQLPPLALLIIGGVSLALRYYLQRKYNIQNTMSPVNK, translated from the coding sequence ATGGAATTACAAGAACTTACCAAAAAAAATCAAGAATTTATCCACACCGCTACGAACAAATTAATCCAAGACGGCAAGTCTGATGAGGACATTAAGCTGATTCTCGAAGAAGCCATTCCAGCTATTCTCGAAAACCAGAAAAAAGGAGTCACCGCTCGAAATCTATTAGGCACTCCGACTGCTTGGGCAGCTTCTTTTAGCCAAGACCCTAGTCAAAAAGCAGCAGAAACTGACAAAAACACCAATCCTTGGTTGATGTGGCTAGATACCTCTTTGCTATTCATCGGAATTGTTGCCCTTTTAAATGGCATCATGACCTTCTTCAACACAAACGCTACAGTTACAGGATTGATTTCCTTACTGGCACTTGGTTTTGGTGGAGGAGCATCCATGTACGCTACTTATTACTTTATTTACCGTCATCTCGGAAAAGATAAGAGCCTTCGTCCAAGTTGGTTCAAAATCATCGCAGCCTTATCATTAGCCATGTTGATTTGGATTGCCTTGTACTCTGCAACTGCCTTTTTACCAACCTCTCTTAACCCACAGTTGCCTCCTCTTGCCTTGCTCATTATTGGTGGTGTTTCCCTTGCTTTACGCTATTACCTACAACGCAAATACAACATTCAAAACACTATGTCACCTGTTAACAAATAA
- the rpsR gene encoding 30S ribosomal protein S18 — MAQQRRGGFKRRKKVDFIAANKIEYVDYKDTELLSRFVSERGKILPRRVTGTSAKNQRKVTTAIKRARVMALMPYVNED, encoded by the coding sequence ATGGCTCAACAACGTCGTGGCGGATTCAAACGCCGTAAAAAAGTTGACTTCATCGCAGCTAACAAAATTGAATATGTTGATTACAAAGATACTGAGCTTCTTAGCCGTTTCGTTTCAGAACGTGGAAAAATTCTTCCTCGTCGTGTAACAGGAACTTCAGCTAAAAACCAACGTAAAGTAACAACAGCAATCAAACGTGCTCGCGTTATGGCTCTTATGCCTTACGTAAACGAAGACTAA
- a CDS encoding single-stranded DNA-binding protein produces MINNVVLVGRMTKDAELRYTPSQVAVATFTLAVNRTFKSQNGEREADFINCVIWRQPAENLANWAKKGALIGVTGRIQTRNYENQQGQRVYVTEVVADNFQMLESRATREGGSTGSFNGGFNNNTSSSNSYSAPAQQTPNFGRDDSPFGNSNPMDISDDDLPF; encoded by the coding sequence ATGATTAATAATGTAGTACTAGTTGGTCGTATGACCAAGGATGCAGAACTTCGTTACACACCAAGTCAAGTAGCTGTGGCTACCTTCACACTTGCTGTTAACCGTACCTTTAAAAGCCAAAATGGTGAACGCGAGGCAGATTTCATTAACTGTGTGATCTGGCGTCAACCGGCTGAAAATTTAGCGAACTGGGCTAAAAAAGGTGCTTTGATCGGAGTTACGGGTCGTATTCAGACACGTAACTACGAAAACCAACAAGGACAACGTGTCTATGTAACAGAAGTTGTTGCAGATAATTTCCAAATGTTGGAAAGTCGTGCTACACGTGAAGGTGGCTCAACTGGCTCATTTAATGGTGGTTTTAACAATAACACTTCATCATCAAACAGTTACTCAGCGCCTGCACAACAAACGCCTAACTTTGGAAGAGATGATAGCCCATTTGGGAACTCAAACCCGATGGATATCTCAGATGACGATCTTCCATTCTAG
- the rpsF gene encoding 30S ribosomal protein S6, protein MAKYEILYIIRPNIEEEAKNALVARFDSILTDNGATVVESKDWEKRRLAYEINDFREGLYHIVNLEATDAAALNEFDRLSKINGDILRHMIVKLDA, encoded by the coding sequence ATGGCTAAATACGAAATTCTTTATATCATTCGTCCAAACATTGAAGAAGAAGCTAAAAACGCTTTGGTAGCACGCTTTGACTCTATCTTGACTGACAACGGTGCAACTGTTGTTGAATCAAAAGATTGGGAAAAACGTCGTCTTGCATACGAAATCAACGATTTCCGTGAAGGACTTTACCACATCGTTAACCTTGAAGCGACTGACGCAGCAGCTCTTAACGAGTTTGACCGTCTTTCAAAAATCAATGGTGACATTCTTCGTCACATGATCGTTAAACTTGACGCTTAA
- the mutY gene encoding A/G-specific adenine glycosylase gives MIELKDYGINMWDNETIASFRRTLLEWYDQEKRDLPWRRTTNPYYIWVSEIMLQQTQVNTVIPYYKRFLEWFPQIKDLADAPEEQLLKAWEGLGYYSRVRNMQKAAQQVMVDFGGIFPHTYDDIASLKGIGPYTAGAIASISFNLPEPAVDGNVMRVMARLFEVNYDIGDPKNRKIFQAIMEILIDPDRPGDFNQALMDLGTDIESAKTPRPDESPIRFFNAAYLNGTYGKYPIKNPKKKPKPMRIQAFVIRNQNGQYLLEKNTKGRLLGGFWSFPIIETSPLSQQLDLFDDNQSNPIIWQTQNETFEREYQLKPQWTDNHFPNIKHTFSHQKWTIELIEGVVKATDLPNAPHLKWVAIEDFSLYPFATPQKKMLETYLKQKNA, from the coding sequence ATGATTGAATTAAAAGATTATGGTATTAATATGTGGGATAATGAGACAATCGCTTCTTTTCGTCGCACACTTTTAGAGTGGTATGACCAAGAAAAACGTGATCTCCCTTGGCGAAGAACTACTAATCCATATTATATTTGGGTTTCTGAAATCATGTTGCAACAAACACAAGTTAATACGGTAATCCCTTATTATAAACGTTTTCTAGAGTGGTTTCCTCAAATAAAAGATTTGGCAGACGCTCCTGAAGAACAATTACTAAAGGCATGGGAGGGACTAGGCTATTATTCTCGGGTGCGTAATATGCAAAAGGCTGCACAGCAAGTGATGGTTGATTTTGGTGGCATATTTCCTCACACTTATGATGATATTGCTTCATTAAAAGGGATTGGTCCTTATACTGCAGGTGCTATCGCCAGCATCTCATTCAACTTACCAGAGCCTGCTGTTGATGGCAATGTGATGCGTGTCATGGCTCGTTTGTTTGAAGTTAATTATGATATCGGTGACCCTAAAAATCGTAAAATTTTTCAAGCTATTATGGAAATACTAATTGACCCTGACAGACCCGGTGATTTTAACCAGGCACTTATGGATCTAGGTACAGACATCGAATCCGCTAAGACACCTAGGCCTGATGAAAGCCCTATTCGTTTCTTTAACGCTGCTTATTTGAATGGTACTTATGGTAAATACCCCATAAAAAATCCAAAGAAAAAGCCTAAACCAATGCGAATTCAGGCTTTTGTCATTCGTAACCAAAATGGCCAGTATCTACTGGAGAAAAATACTAAAGGGAGACTTCTAGGAGGATTTTGGTCATTTCCTATTATCGAAACATCACCTCTTTCTCAACAATTAGATTTATTTGATGACAATCAATCCAACCCCATAATCTGGCAAACCCAAAATGAAACTTTCGAAAGAGAATATCAATTAAAGCCACAATGGACTGATAATCACTTTCCAAATATTAAGCACACTTTTAGTCACCAGAAGTGGACAATAGAACTCATAGAGGGGGTGGTCAAAGCAACAGATTTACCTAATGCTCCTCACCTAAAGTGGGTAGCAATTGAGGACTTTTCTCTTTATCCCTTTGCAACACCACAAAAGAAAATGCTAGAGACCTACTTAAAACAGAAAAATGCTTAA
- a CDS encoding helix-turn-helix domain-containing protein, which produces MEIGQQIIRYRKQQALSQEKLAEKVYVSRQSISNWENDKTYPDIHSLLLLSQIFQVSLDQLIKGDIEKMKYTITQVDKKNFKRDTKVMVTLMILLMISSYPLVYFLEWLGLGIFVLLSIITMTYANRVERFKKKYDVQPYKEILAVSNGKLLDEIEKREERATLPYQKPLIVTVFFLITVAFAFASRFMFTWLFH; this is translated from the coding sequence ATGGAAATTGGTCAGCAAATTATTCGCTACCGTAAACAACAAGCGCTCTCGCAAGAAAAATTAGCCGAGAAAGTCTATGTAAGCCGTCAGAGCATATCTAACTGGGAAAATGACAAAACTTACCCAGACATCCATAGCCTCTTACTCCTAAGTCAAATTTTTCAAGTGAGCTTAGACCAACTCATTAAAGGAGACATTGAGAAAATGAAATATACCATCACTCAGGTTGATAAAAAGAATTTTAAACGAGATACCAAAGTAATGGTAACATTGATGATACTATTAATGATTTCAAGTTATCCATTAGTCTATTTCTTAGAGTGGCTAGGACTTGGCATTTTTGTTTTATTATCGATAATTACTATGACTTATGCTAATCGTGTGGAACGTTTTAAGAAAAAATATGATGTGCAACCTTATAAGGAAATCCTAGCTGTTTCAAATGGAAAATTATTAGACGAAATCGAAAAACGAGAAGAAAGAGCAACACTTCCTTATCAGAAACCCCTTATTGTCACTGTATTTTTCCTCATTACTGTTGCTTTTGCTTTTGCAAGTCGTTTTATGTTTACATGGTTATTCCATTGA
- the trxA gene encoding thioredoxin: MKWRKKMALEVTDATFVEETKEGLVLIDFWATWCGPCRMQAPILEQLSQEIDEDELKILKMDVDENPETARQFGIMSIPTLMFKKDGEVVKQVAGVHTKDQLKAIIAELS; encoded by the coding sequence ATGAAATGGAGAAAAAAGATGGCATTAGAAGTAACAGATGCTACATTTGTAGAAGAAACTAAAGAAGGTTTAGTACTCATTGATTTTTGGGCAACTTGGTGTGGTCCATGTCGTATGCAAGCACCAATCTTAGAACAGTTATCTCAAGAAATCGATGAAGATGAACTCAAAATTTTGAAAATGGATGTTGATGAAAATCCGGAAACTGCTCGTCAGTTTGGTATTATGTCAATTCCAACATTGATGTTTAAAAAAGACGGAGAAGTGGTTAAACAAGTTGCAGGTGTTCATACTAAAGACCAATTGAAAGCTATTATTGCTGAATTGAGTTAA
- a CDS encoding phosphatase PAP2 family protein, translating to MESYEHFYAKLSQPFRKTPQLIILLNVLLKIITGVMYILYPSFLIFTLWQGMTFQLWLRLLIIPAVGFIALSYIRKRFDFPRPYEKWNIKPLIDKDTKGRSMPSRHVFSATMISMCLLRYYVYFGIVCLILSALLAICRVIAGIHYPKDVIVGYLIGLMLGLCLLI from the coding sequence ATGGAATCATATGAACACTTTTATGCCAAACTATCTCAACCTTTTAGAAAAACCCCACAGTTAATAATTCTTTTAAATGTTTTACTAAAAATAATCACAGGAGTGATGTACATACTTTATCCATCTTTTCTGATATTTACGCTTTGGCAAGGGATGACATTTCAATTATGGTTAAGGTTATTAATTATTCCTGCTGTTGGCTTTATAGCTTTGTCTTACATTAGGAAACGCTTTGATTTTCCACGACCGTATGAAAAATGGAATATTAAACCTTTAATTGATAAGGATACAAAGGGAAGGTCAATGCCTAGCAGACATGTTTTTTCAGCTACGATGATTAGTATGTGTTTGTTACGATATTATGTTTACTTTGGAATAGTTTGTTTAATATTATCGGCTTTATTGGCAATTTGCCGTGTGATAGCAGGTATTCACTATCCTAAGGATGTTATTGTAGGTTACCTTATTGGCTTGATGTTAGGGCTTTGTTTATTGATTTAG
- a CDS encoding endonuclease MutS2 codes for MNNKILEQLEFNKVKELLLPYLKTEQSQEELLELEPMTEAPKIEKSFNEISDMEQIFVEHHSFGIVSLSSISESLKRLELSTDLNIQELLAIKKVLQSSSDMIHFYSDLDNVSFQSLDRLFENLEQFPNLQGSFQAINDGGFLEHFASPELERIRRQLTNSERRVRQILQDMLKEKAELLSENLIASRSGRSVLPVKNTYRNRISGVVHDISSSGSTVYIEPRAVVTLNEEITQLRADERHEEGRILHAFSDLLRPHVATIRNNAWILGHLDFVRAKYLFMSDNKATIPKISNDSTLALINVRHPLLSNPVANDLHFDHDLTAIVITGPNTGGKTIMLKTLGLAQLMGQSGLPVLADKGSKIAVFNNIFADIGDEQSIEQSLSTFSSHMTHIVSILNEADHNSLVLFDELGAGTDPQEGASLAMAILEHLRLSHIKTMATTHYPELKAYGIETNFVENASMEFDAETLSPTYRFMQGVPGRSNAFEIASRLGLAPFIVKQAKQMTDSDSDVNRIIEQLEAQTLETRRRLDHIKEVEQENLKFNRAVKKLYNEFSHERDKELEKIYQEAQEIVDMALNESDTILKKLNDKSQLKPHEIIDAKAQIKKLAPQVDLSKNKVLNKAKKIKAARAPRIGDDIIVTSYGQRGTLTSQLKDGRWEAQVGIIKMTLTQDEFSLVRVQEEQKVKNKQINVVKKADGSGPRARLDLRGKRYEEAMQELDHFIDQALLNNMGQVDIIHGIGTGVIREGVTKYLRRNKHVKHFAYAPQNAGGSGATIVTLG; via the coding sequence ATGAATAACAAGATTTTAGAGCAGTTAGAATTTAACAAAGTTAAGGAATTGCTATTACCTTATCTCAAGACAGAACAATCACAAGAAGAATTATTAGAGCTGGAGCCGATGACGGAGGCTCCTAAAATAGAAAAAAGTTTTAATGAAATTTCTGACATGGAACAGATTTTTGTTGAACATCACTCATTTGGCATAGTCAGCCTAAGTTCAATCTCTGAGAGTTTAAAACGCTTAGAGCTTTCAACTGATCTTAATATTCAAGAACTTTTGGCTATCAAAAAAGTTTTACAGAGTTCTTCGGATATGATTCACTTTTATTCTGATTTGGATAATGTTTCTTTCCAATCTTTGGATCGTTTGTTTGAAAATTTGGAACAATTCCCTAATCTGCAAGGGTCTTTTCAAGCTATCAATGATGGTGGTTTTTTAGAACATTTTGCGAGTCCAGAATTAGAGCGTATCCGTCGTCAATTAACAAATAGTGAACGACGGGTTCGTCAGATTTTACAGGATATGCTTAAGGAAAAAGCAGAGCTTTTATCAGAGAATCTAATCGCTAGTCGTAGTGGACGAAGTGTCCTACCAGTAAAAAATACTTATCGGAATCGTATTTCTGGTGTGGTTCATGACATCTCTTCTTCAGGAAGTACTGTTTATATTGAGCCTCGTGCTGTAGTTACACTAAACGAAGAGATAACGCAGCTTAGAGCTGACGAACGCCACGAAGAAGGTCGTATTTTACACGCATTTTCAGACTTGTTAAGACCTCATGTCGCCACTATTAGAAATAATGCATGGATTCTTGGGCATCTTGATTTTGTAAGGGCTAAATATCTTTTTATGTCTGATAATAAGGCGACGATACCTAAGATTTCTAATGACAGCACGTTAGCATTAATCAATGTTCGTCATCCTCTGTTAAGTAATCCTGTGGCTAATGACTTACATTTTGATCACGATTTAACTGCAATTGTCATCACTGGTCCCAATACTGGTGGTAAGACGATTATGCTAAAAACACTCGGTTTAGCACAATTAATGGGACAGTCTGGTTTGCCAGTATTAGCGGATAAAGGTAGTAAAATTGCAGTATTTAACAATATCTTTGCAGATATTGGCGATGAGCAATCTATTGAACAAAGTCTATCAACTTTTTCTAGTCATATGACGCACATAGTCAGTATTTTAAACGAGGCTGACCACAATAGTTTAGTTCTCTTTGATGAACTAGGAGCAGGAACGGATCCTCAAGAAGGTGCTAGTTTGGCCATGGCTATTTTAGAACACCTTAGGTTAAGTCATATCAAAACGATGGCGACCACGCACTATCCAGAATTAAAAGCTTATGGGATTGAGACAAATTTTGTAGAGAATGCGAGCATGGAATTTGATGCAGAAACGCTTAGCCCCACATATCGCTTTATGCAAGGAGTTCCTGGACGCTCAAATGCATTTGAAATTGCTTCTCGCCTTGGTTTAGCTCCATTTATTGTTAAACAAGCTAAGCAGATGACAGATTCTGACTCAGATGTTAACCGTATTATTGAACAGTTAGAGGCACAGACACTTGAGACACGTAGAAGACTGGATCATATTAAAGAAGTTGAACAAGAAAACCTCAAATTCAATCGTGCGGTTAAGAAACTCTATAATGAATTTTCACATGAACGCGATAAAGAGTTAGAAAAAATCTATCAAGAAGCTCAAGAAATTGTAGATATGGCTTTGAATGAGAGTGATACTATCTTAAAAAAACTCAATGATAAGAGCCAATTAAAACCTCACGAAATTATAGATGCTAAGGCACAAATAAAAAAATTAGCACCTCAAGTTGATTTATCAAAAAATAAAGTCTTAAATAAGGCTAAAAAAATCAAAGCAGCTCGTGCCCCTAGAATTGGTGATGATATTATAGTGACTAGTTATGGACAGCGAGGTACCTTAACTAGTCAATTAAAAGATGGCCGTTGGGAAGCACAAGTGGGAATTATCAAAATGACATTAACACAAGATGAATTTAGCCTCGTTAGAGTCCAAGAAGAACAGAAAGTCAAAAATAAACAGATTAATGTGGTTAAAAAGGCTGATGGTTCTGGACCAAGGGCTCGACTTGATCTTAGAGGTAAAAGATACGAAGAAGCAATGCAAGAGTTAGATCATTTTATTGATCAAGCATTGCTTAACAATATGGGACAAGTTGATATCATTCATGGTATTGGTACAGGCGTTATTCGTGAGGGAGTGACAAAATATCTTCGTCGTAATAAGCATGTTAAGCATTTTGCTTATGCCCCACAAAATGCAGGGGGATCTGGTGCCACAATTGTAACGTTAGGGTAA